The region TAAGAGATGGGAGAAAAGTTCTGAGACCTTTCTCATACTGGTTTCATGAGCTAGTCATACCAGTTTCTGCAGGAATGCAGGAATTACTGCAAAATGGTTAGGTTCTATAAACATATTTGCAAAGCCTAACTTTacagataagagaaaaatatttcagaaaataaaccgccattttaaaaactaactttttcttctttttatggaaAGGAGGAAATCTACTAGCTCACCTGTATCAAACCCCACACTTGGCACTATGTCCACTGTTCCATGAAAGGCTCCGGCCCATGCTGAGGTAGCAGTGGTGACTGTAGTCGGGTCTGTCTTTGTGATGTCACACTGGGGAGCAGGAATCCTGGCCGTACACACTGATGGCATCAGCAGGGACCCATAGGACGGATCCAGGGCAGAACCAgcaggagggtggtggtggtggtggtggtggcgatggTGCATGTGGGCATGGGGGTGGTGGTGTCGCATGTACACATCATGCATGTGGCTGTAGGATGGGCTCACCTGAGATGCCAACGGATAGCGCCAGGACTCCgatgagggagggggaggggcagggccagtCTGATGCAGGCCATGTcctggccaggggctggggtcagCTGCAGAAAAGGTGCCAGGGGGTGCAGTGACCTGAAAGTCAGGATGAACTCCCCCCAAacagggtgcaggtgggggctgGTAAGAGCTGGTCCAAAAGGAAGTTGGGAAACTACTCCGCTGGCTTGAGAGAGCTGAGCTGTctgggaagacagaaaaaaaaatgtacataagaTTCAGTTCTAGGATAGACTTGCCTTTACTTGTCCGATAATACTTTGTAAGCAGACGCAATAGCATGCACTTTTAATCTCCTCACACAGGGGTGAATTGATACCAGGTTAGCCTGTGCGCTCTTACGCCAAGCCCATCAGCCGATGCATAGTGCGGAATGAGcgccccccctccccaacccccactccaTTTGCTTTGCTTAGCTTATTCTGTTACAGTCTGCGCTGAGGTTTATAACTTTAGGATTGAAAAGCCTCATTTCCTCCTGGGTGTCTTGCAGCCATCAGGTCTAAGCGGAGATCATAGCTGCCCACTTCCCTGGTAAAGAAAGCTATGCCACAGATGAGGTTTATGCAGTTTAGAAATTGTAGTTTTTACCAAACTTCTTCTAAATGGAAATACAGTTTTCATTCAAACTAAACATTTTAATGCCAAAAGTAACAAATGGAAGTAAGATCACACTTAATTGTGCTCATTTTCCAACACTCATTTTCCATTAAGAAATTAATGGAAATTAGAATTagtgaattctgatttttttttttttccgtagaGATCTGGAAGTGACCAGACTGAGAATAACAATGGTTAACATTTAATGCCAGTGATCAAATGCCCAACACTAGGCCAAGAGCTTTTCCTGGATGATCTCATAGGATTCTCTCTCCAGTCCTATGAGGTAGTTATTGTTATTAGCCCTAATTTggagatgaggaaatcaaggcagaAGAGAAGCCTGAGACTCAGACTGGCAACACTGGGCTTTGATGCCAGGTAACCTGTCTACTGGCCCATGACTGACATACTTCATAATGTGCCACAAGAGGGCACAATTGCAACTATAACCTGAACTTCTAGACTTTGGTGAAGATTCTATGGTAATCATAGGTGGAGGAGATTCAAGTAGAGGCAGTGGGTTTGAGGAAGTGTTTGGgtgagagaaaaatatcaaagaatgatatttagggataaataaggaaaaaaagggagaatcATCCCCGAACTCTGCATCAATTCCAGTTCTCTACTCAGTAATCATAACTTATTTATAGATAACCTACTAGGTACCAAACAGAGGTGTCAGGGATGACCAGACAGACACCATTTTTCGTCACAATCTGCAGAAAGACCCAGAAGTAAATAGACCTGTGCAATGTGACAAAAGGTACTATCACAATAGGAAACATAGAGTGAGAGCACGGAACCAGCCTAAAATAGTGATAACTACATTGAAGCTGAAAGGTTGAGCAGGAGCTAGCCT is a window of Microcebus murinus isolate Inina chromosome 1, M.murinus_Inina_mat1.0, whole genome shotgun sequence DNA encoding:
- the VGLL3 gene encoding transcription cofactor vestigial-like protein 3 isoform X2, producing MSCAAVMYHPQPYGASQYLPNPVAAATCPTACYHPAPQPGQQKLAVYSKMQDSLEVTLPSKQEEEEEEEDEEEEEEKDQPAEMEYLNSRCVLFTYFQGDIGSVVDEHFSRALGQVSTLHPESTISKSKMGLTPLWRDSSALSSQRSSFPTSFWTSSYQPPPAPCLGGVHPDFQVTAPPGTFSAADPSPWPGHGLHQTGPAPPPPSSESWRYPLASQVSPSYSHMHDVYMRHHHPHAHMHHRHHHHHHHPPAGSALDPSYGSLLMPSVCTARIPAPQCDITKTDPTTVTTATSAWAGAFHGTVDIVPSVGFDTGLQHQDKSKESPWY
- the VGLL3 gene encoding transcription cofactor vestigial-like protein 3 isoform X1, producing MSCAAVMYHPQPYGASQYLPNPVAAATCPTACYHPAPQPGQQKKLAVYSKMQDSLEVTLPSKQEEEEEEEDEEEEEEKDQPAEMEYLNSRCVLFTYFQGDIGSVVDEHFSRALGQVSTLHPESTISKSKMGLTPLWRDSSALSSQRSSFPTSFWTSSYQPPPAPCLGGVHPDFQVTAPPGTFSAADPSPWPGHGLHQTGPAPPPPSSESWRYPLASQVSPSYSHMHDVYMRHHHPHAHMHHRHHHHHHHPPAGSALDPSYGSLLMPSVCTARIPAPQCDITKTDPTTVTTATSAWAGAFHGTVDIVPSVGFDTGLQHQDKSKESPWY
- the VGLL3 gene encoding transcription cofactor vestigial-like protein 3 isoform X4; translation: MSCAAVMYHPQPYGASQYLPNPVAAATCPTACYHPAPQPGQQGDIGSVVDEHFSRALGQVSTLHPESTISKSKMGLTPLWRDSSALSSQRSSFPTSFWTSSYQPPPAPCLGGVHPDFQVTAPPGTFSAADPSPWPGHGLHQTGPAPPPPSSESWRYPLASQVSPSYSHMHDVYMRHHHPHAHMHHRHHHHHHHPPAGSALDPSYGSLLMPSVCTARIPAPQCDITKTDPTTVTTATSAWAGAFHGTVDIVPSVGFDTGLQHQDKSKESPWY
- the VGLL3 gene encoding transcription cofactor vestigial-like protein 3 isoform X3, coding for MSCAAVMYHPQPYGASQYLPNPVAAATCPTACYHPAPQPGQQKKLAVYSKMQDSLEVTLPSKQEEEEEEEDEEEEEEKDQPAEMEYLNSRCVLFTYFQGDIGSVVDEHFSRALGQVSTLHPESTISKSKMGLTPLWRDSSALSSQRSSFPTSFWTSSYQPPPAPCLGGVHPDFQVTAPPGTFSAADPSPWPGHGLHQTGPAPPPPSSESWRYPLASQVSPSYSHMHDVYMRHHHPHAHMHHRHHHHHHHPPAGSALDPSYGSLLMPSVCTARIPAPQCDITKTDPTTVTTATSAWAGAFHGTVDIVPSVGFDTDFVREF